A stretch of the Salvelinus fontinalis isolate EN_2023a chromosome 22, ASM2944872v1, whole genome shotgun sequence genome encodes the following:
- the LOC129820210 gene encoding protein tyrosine phosphatase type IVA 3, producing the protein MARMNRPAPAEVCYKNMRLLITHNPTNSTLNSFIEDLKKYGATTVVRVCEVTYDKAPLEKDGITVVDWQFDDGAPPPSKVVEDWLSLLRSRFLEDPGCCVAVHCVAGLGRAPVLVALALIESGMKYEDAIQFIRQKRRGAINSKQLTYLEKYRPKQRLRYKDPHIFKNKCCIM; encoded by the exons ATGGCCCGTATGAACCGTCCGGCGCCGGCTGAGGTGTGCTACAAGAACATGCGGCTACTCATCACGCACAACCCCACCAACTCCACCCTGAACAGCTTCATCGAG GACCTTAAGAAGTATGGAGCCACGACGGTGGTGAGAGTGTGTGAGGTCACCTATGACAAGGCTCCGCTGGAGAAGGACGGCATCACCGTGGTG gactGGCAGTTTGACGACGGCGCGCCCCCTCCCTCTAAGGTGGTGGAGGACTGGCTGAGTCTGCTAAGGTCCCGTTTCCTAGAGGATCCAGGCTGCTGCGTAGCCGTGCACTGTGTGGCTGGACTGGGCAG AGCCCCGGTGCTGGTGGCGTTGGCTCTGATCGAGAGTGGTATGAAGTATGAGGACGCCATCCAGTTCATCAGACA GAAGCGCCGAGGGGCGatcaacagcaagcagctgaccTACCTGGAGAAGTACCGACCCAAACAGAGACTGCGCTACAAAGACCCACACATCTTCAAGAACAAGTGCTGCAtcatgtga